A single Drosophila miranda strain MSH22 chromosome XR, D.miranda_PacBio2.1, whole genome shotgun sequence DNA region contains:
- the LOC108153561 gene encoding uncharacterized protein LOC108153561 isoform X1 gives MAPQQQNSTFIDDNLDSCPSLLNLPESPILPTRRCQNQGTNNHKQHHNKQVAFEERLVDAALPLAPPVMPPPTCKNKHSKGSGNGGPASRRHRSISLYGVNSTVEQGHKEIPIWMDDGEPRYVSGVTNKTTCNDIIKALIDDELSNVVGTGQHCSSDDAKDGGQRATATTKETAAAVAATSTAAASRDYSDYIITESWGGIERSYDGNMAILPVWRAWSRVHNELRLSLKHRDNFRDPMTLQLMPHAPPSGSFSMIKWLKKLLHLSKSKKNMPKPTNTPPKVPNKTKDRCLLNKKGKRQAAADELLLAIMPDQLYSATGNCSKGKLYKLAENRVAKQRRRRRPTLATATETAAAAANPPNEFNNNVNYNYIRRRKDRPLRNSVRNKLASLHADMNVRYEREYALTRQLSEKCRMYRIQNERYRRPEMEVSVGQLQQNIEAYAEDIIKTEHELLDLKNEMRHDISLINNLKRMTLEETAAEYCCGVGVAASKEEQQQKRETPHVAKNANEMQFVDNIYEFCDNNASMLV, from the exons ATGGCACCGCAGCAACAAAACTCGACATTCATCGATGATAATCTGGACAGCTGTCCATCGCTACTGAATCTCCCCGAAAGCCCCATACTGCCCACCAGGCGATGTCAAAATCAAGGCACCAACAACCATAAGCAGCACCATAATAAGCAGGTTGCATTTGAGGAACGTTTGGTGGACGCAGCACTGCCACTAGCACCACCCGTGATGCCACCACCAACATGCAAAAATAAACACAGCAAGGGAAGCGGAAACGGTGGCCCGGCCAGTCGACGCCATCGTTCCATTTCCCTCTATGGCGTTAATAGCACTGTG GAGCAAGGCCATAAGGAAATCCCCATTTGGATGGACGATGGCGAGCCGCGATACGTATCGGGTGTTACCAACAAAACCACATGCAATGACATAATCAAGGCCCTGATTGATGACGAGCTGAGCAACGTTGTTGGCACTGGGCAACACTGCAGCAGTGATGATGCCAAAG ATGGCGGCCAGAGGGCAACAGCTACTACAAAGGaaacggcggcggcggtggcagcgacatcgacggcagcagcatcgcGTGACTACAGCGATTACATTATAACGGAAAGTTGGGGCGGCATAGAGCGAAGCTACGACGGCAACATGGCCATTTTGCCCGTTTGGCGCGCTTGGAGCCGTGTACACAATGAG CTGCGCCTGTCGCTCAAGCATCGAGACAACTTCAGGGATCCCATGACGCTGCAGTTGATGCCACATGCTCCGCCAAGTGGCAGCTTTTCGATGATCAAGTGGCTAAAGAAGCTCCTGCATCTGagcaaaagcaaaaagaaTATGCCAAAGCCCACAAATACTCCTCCCAAAGTGCCCAACAAGACAAAGGATAGATGTCTGCTCAACAAAAAAGGCAAAAGACAAGCGGCGGCCGATGAGCTGCTTCTGGCCATCATGCCGGATCAATTGTACAGTGCCACGGGAAACTGTTCGAAGGGCAAGCTTTATAAACTCGCTGAAAATCGGGTCGCCAAGCAGCGCCGTCGTCGACGACCGACTCTGgccacagcaacagaaacagcagccgCGGCAGCGAATCCTCCAAACGAATTCAATAATAACGTGAACTATAATTATATACGCAGGCGCAAGGATCGACCGTTGCGCAACAGTGTTCGCAATAAGTTGGCATCCCTGCACGCTGACATGAACGTTCGCTACGAAAGGGAGTACGCGCTGACACGTCAACTGTCTGAGAAGTGCCGGATGTATAGGATTCAGAACGAACGCTATAGGCGGCCGGAAATGGAGGTCTCCGTGGGACAGCTGCAGCAAAACATCGAAGCCTATGCCGAGGACATAATCAAAACGGAGCACGAGCTACTCGACCTGAAGAACGAAATGAGACACGACATATCCCTGATCAATAACCTTAAGCGAATGACTCTCGAGGAGACGGCAGCCGAATATTGCTGCGGTGTGGGCGTGGCAGCATCGAAAgaagaacaacaacagaaacgaGAAACACCTCATGTTGCTAAAAATGCAAACGAAATGCAATTTGTTGataatatttatgagttttgCGACAATAATGCAAGCATGTTGGTTTAA
- the LOC108153103 gene encoding protein C15orf41 homolog: protein MSAVADKKKILTSVEYTRICQFVNGFHGLAIDCEFELRNRYFTDVEPLALTCILQTELFNMSRGQHWRHDHRAKKLLKTYEEQAHLYNDNALIIRMACAEGANPVAMCRVLLQEKYDLKQRPQVSRLLKYPHLIKDPQLAANVQQCMYSDNQEGPITDLRRRIIGEEYELKLKHLAKEAGIHFYDERDLRRMGYDKTPDIKMILPFLHKGTVVNWIESKANFGDPKSHKWNINQQLQSYCNRFGPGIIIYWFGYQEETPTLPDNNIGITVLMDFPAKEDLVFMQLAECQSTAKKSIAPSPTTADPHSLSAAGDQSTTAIAKGAPNPLSGG, encoded by the exons ATGTCCGCAGTGGCGGACAAAAAGAAAATCCTGACCAGCGTGGAGTACACAAGGATCTGTCAGTTCGTTAATGGATTCCATGGACTAGCCATTGACTGCGAATTCGAATTGAGGAATCGCTACTTTACGGATGTGGAACCGCTGGCCCTGACGTGCATTTTGCAAACGGAGCTGTTCAACATGTCGCGCGGCCAGCACTGGCGGCACGACCATCGGGCAAAGAAGCTATTGAAGAC ATATGAGGAGCAAGCTCATCTGTATAACGACAATGCCCTGATTATACGCATGGCCTGTGCCGAGGGCGCCAATCCCGTGGCCATGTGCCGCGTCCTGCTGCAGGAGAAATATGACCTTAAGCAGAGGCCCCAGGTCTCCCGTCTGCTCAAGTATCCGCATTTGATCAAGGATCCCCAGCTGGCTGCCAATGTGCAGCAGTGTATGTACAGCGATAACCAAGAGGGTCCCATCACAGATCTTCGTCGGCGCATAATTGGCGAGGAATACGAACTGAAGCTGAAACACCTGGCCAAGGAGGCCGGCATTCACTTCTACGATGAGCGCGACCTGCGTCGCATGGGCTACGACAAGACGCCCGACATCAAAATGATACTGCCATTCCTCCACAAGGGCACCGTGGTCAATTGGATCGAGAGCAAAGCCAATTTCGGCGATCCCAAGAGCCACAAGTGGAACATTAATCAACAGTTGCAGAGCTATTGCAATCG TTTCGGCCCTGGCATCATCATATACTGGTTCGGCTACCAGGAGGAGACTCCCACTCTGCCCGACAATAATATAGGCATCACTGTGCTTATGGACTTTCCAGCAAAAGAGGATTTGGTCTTCATGCAGCTAGCGGAGTGTCAATCAACAGCCAAAAAATCAATAGCCCCGAGCCCAACAACAGCAGATCCCCACTCTCTATCTGCAGCCGGGGATCAATCGACGACGGCAATCGCGAAAGGAGCTCCGAACCCCTTGAGTGGGGGTTAG
- the LOC108152819 gene encoding kelch-like protein diablo, with protein sequence MGDLPGSTGGGSGPAAVGNASGNASSAGNTGLGVAGTTGVDRPPSPARLSHTSEKHPKVTLTELNMLRRHRELCDVVLNVGGRKIFAHRVILSACSSYFCAMFTGELEESRQTEVTIRDIDENAMELLIDFCYTAHIIVEESNVQTLLPAACLLQLVEIQDICCEFLKRQLDPTNCLGIRAFADTHSCRELLRIADKFTQHNFQEVMESEEFLLLPVGQLVDIICSDELNVRSEEQVFNAVMSWLKYNVAERRQHLAQVLQHVRMPLLSPKFLVGTVGADLLVRSDEACRDLVDEAKNYLLLPQERPLMQGPRTRPRKPTRRGEVLFAVGGWCSGDAIASVERFDPQTNDWKMVAPMSKRRCGVGVAVLNDLLYAVGGHDGQSYLNSIERYDPQTNQWSCDVAPTTSCRTSVGVAVLDGFLYAVGGQDGVQCLNHVERYDPKENKWSKVAPMTTRRLGVAVAVLGGFLYAIGGSDGQCPLNTVERYDPRQNKWVAVSPMSTRRKHLGCAVFNNYIYAVGGRDDCMELSSAERYNPLTNTWSPIVAMTSRRSGVGLAVVNGQLYAVGGFDGSAYLKTIEVYDPETNQWRLCGCMNYRRLGGGVGVMRAPQTENYMWIRKDSVV encoded by the exons ATGGGCGACCTTCCGGGCTCCACGGGCGGAGGAAGTGGCCCAGCTGCAGTCGGAAATGCAAGTGGAAATGCTAGTTCTGCAGGCAACACAGGCCTTGGTGTGGCCGGCACCACGGGCGTGGACCGTCCACCATCTCCGGCCCGCCTCTCGCACACATCCGAGAAGCATCCAAAGGTGACGCTAACCGAGCTCAACATGCTGCGGCGCCATCGCGAGCTGTGCGACGTTGTGCTCAATGTCGGTGGGCGCAAAATCTTCGCCCATCGGGTTATACTATCCGCCTGTAGCTCTTACTTCTGTGCAATGTTCACGGGAGAGCTGGAGGAGTCACGCCAAACAGAGGTCACCATACGCGACATCGACGAGAACGCCATGGAACTGCTCATCGACTTTTGCTACACGGCCCACATCATTGTCGAGGAGTCCAACGTGCAGACTCTGCTGCCAGCCGCCTGCCTGCTTCAGCTGGTGGAGATCCAG GACATTTGCTGCGAGTTCCTCAAGCGCCAACTGGACCCGACCAACTGCCTGGGCATCCGAGCCTTTGCCGACACACACTCCTGCCGCGAGCTGCTTCGCATTGCCGACAAATTTACCCAGCACAACTTCCAGGAGGTGATGGAGAGCGAGGAGTTCTTGCTGCTGCCCGTTGGCCAGCTGGTGGACATTATCTGCAGCGACGAGCTTAACGTCCGCTCCGAGGAGCAGGTCTTCAATGCGGTCATGTCCTGGCTAAAGTACAATGTGGCCGAGAGGCGCCAGCATTTGGCCCAG GTACTCCAACACGTCCGTATGCCTCTACTCTCTCCAAAGTTCCTGGTCGGCACTGTGGGCGCCGATCTCCTGGTCCGCAGCGACGAGGCTTGCCGGGATCTAGTGGATGAGGCCAAGAACTATCTGCTGCTGCCCCAGGAGCGCCCTCTGATGCAGGGTCCACGCACCCGACCCCGCAAGCCAACACGTCGCGGCGAGGTTCTGTTTGCCGTAGGAGGCTGGTGCTCCGGCGACGCAATTGCCTCAGTGGAGCGCTTCGATCCGCAGACCAACGACTGGAAAATGGTTGCACCCATGAGCAAGCGACGCTGCGGTGTAGGCGTGGCCGTCCTCAACGATCTACTCTATGCTGTGGGTGGCCACGACGGTCAGAGTTACCTGAACAGCATCGAGCGCTACGACCCGCAGACGAATCAATGGTCCTGTGATGTGGCACCCACCACCTCGTGCCGCACCAGTGTGGGCGTGGCGGTGTTAGACGGTTTCTTGTATGCTGTGGGTGGCCAGGACGGGGTCCAGTGCCTGAATCACGTGGAGCGCTACGATCCCAAGGAGAACAAGTGGTCCAAGGTGGCCCCGATGACCACACGACGTCTAGGCGTCGCGGTGGCCGTCTTGGGCGGTTTTCTCTATGCGATTGGTGGCTCGGATGGCCAATGTCCCTTGAATACAGTAGAGCGCTATGATCCTAG GCAAAACAAATGGGTGGCCGTCAGTCCCATGTCCACGCGTCGCAAGCACTTGGGCTGTGCGGTGTTCAACAACTATATCTATGCCGTTGGCGGGCGAGATGATTGTATGGAGCTCTCGTCCGCTGAGCGCTATAATCCACTGACCAACACCTGGAGCCCCATTGTGGCCATGACCTCGCGACGCAGCGGG GTCGGCCTGGCCGTGGTGAACGGACAACTGTACGCGGTGGGCGGCTTTGATGGCTCCGCCTATCTGAAGACCATCGAGGTGTACGATCCGGAGACGAATCAATGGCGTCTCTGTGGCTGCATGAACTACCGCCGCCTGGGCGGTGGCGTGGGCGTGATGCGTGCTCCTCAGACTGAAAACTATATGTG GATACGCAAGGATTCTGTTGTCTGA
- the LOC108153561 gene encoding uncharacterized protein LOC108153561 isoform X2, with translation MMPKLRLSLKHRDNFRDPMTLQLMPHAPPSGSFSMIKWLKKLLHLSKSKKNMPKPTNTPPKVPNKTKDRCLLNKKGKRQAAADELLLAIMPDQLYSATGNCSKGKLYKLAENRVAKQRRRRRPTLATATETAAAAANPPNEFNNNVNYNYIRRRKDRPLRNSVRNKLASLHADMNVRYEREYALTRQLSEKCRMYRIQNERYRRPEMEVSVGQLQQNIEAYAEDIIKTEHELLDLKNEMRHDISLINNLKRMTLEETAAEYCCGVGVAASKEEQQQKRETPHVAKNANEMQFVDNIYEFCDNNASMLV, from the exons ATGATGCCAAAG CTGCGCCTGTCGCTCAAGCATCGAGACAACTTCAGGGATCCCATGACGCTGCAGTTGATGCCACATGCTCCGCCAAGTGGCAGCTTTTCGATGATCAAGTGGCTAAAGAAGCTCCTGCATCTGagcaaaagcaaaaagaaTATGCCAAAGCCCACAAATACTCCTCCCAAAGTGCCCAACAAGACAAAGGATAGATGTCTGCTCAACAAAAAAGGCAAAAGACAAGCGGCGGCCGATGAGCTGCTTCTGGCCATCATGCCGGATCAATTGTACAGTGCCACGGGAAACTGTTCGAAGGGCAAGCTTTATAAACTCGCTGAAAATCGGGTCGCCAAGCAGCGCCGTCGTCGACGACCGACTCTGgccacagcaacagaaacagcagccgCGGCAGCGAATCCTCCAAACGAATTCAATAATAACGTGAACTATAATTATATACGCAGGCGCAAGGATCGACCGTTGCGCAACAGTGTTCGCAATAAGTTGGCATCCCTGCACGCTGACATGAACGTTCGCTACGAAAGGGAGTACGCGCTGACACGTCAACTGTCTGAGAAGTGCCGGATGTATAGGATTCAGAACGAACGCTATAGGCGGCCGGAAATGGAGGTCTCCGTGGGACAGCTGCAGCAAAACATCGAAGCCTATGCCGAGGACATAATCAAAACGGAGCACGAGCTACTCGACCTGAAGAACGAAATGAGACACGACATATCCCTGATCAATAACCTTAAGCGAATGACTCTCGAGGAGACGGCAGCCGAATATTGCTGCGGTGTGGGCGTGGCAGCATCGAAAgaagaacaacaacagaaacgaGAAACACCTCATGTTGCTAAAAATGCAAACGAAATGCAATTTGTTGataatatttatgagttttgCGACAATAATGCAAGCATGTTGGTTTAA
- the LOC108151977 gene encoding mRNA-decapping enzyme subunit 2 yields the protein MEIAPLISNAAVAAVAAVSASASSTYAYESESRTSRSSSSKENDKVNNLALLASLTLQKVLNINNNNNNNNNNNNSSSNSGAAIRLTEQQRRNLDEIQAENDVLNRLLKNGAVFTKTQPTPPITIEKKRQNQQQQHQQQYQHAHLQHQQQQQQQQQRQQQQEQQQQQQQQQQQNSAQKQRLDSSISSTHSSTSTNSSYGSSSSEDVLVAGTSTSSSRRAPGTATGTIGSLASVKASSIKLPEKSKIPSDILDDLASRFIINVPDMELNNLIRICFQIELAHWFYLDFFCAPEVNEDGVPTIVQRKLPAVGIKQFAMQLFQHIPFLNKHFGTVEQILQEWKNYKMSVPTYGAILVSEDHNHCLLVQSYFARNSWGFPKGKINENEDPAHCATREVYEETGFDITDIIDANDYIEAFINYQYTRLYVVRNIPMDTQFAPRTRNEIKCCDWFRINDLPVNKNDAISKAKLGKNANSFFMIIPFVKRLKKWVSERQAGIGPRRRKCSGQQSPKAASPTNGNGSCKKDAAASRRQRHKSMGDLDGVKLNNLNGKPGAGSSGPVACASANTTGTMNICNSNKRNKQNGAAGSNQTTPLSTATHTPAATTPGGGSAGAAISSKRQLFHSHSQNDAQQQQQQQQVSHGNDKVVSSFDLIRKEKQQLLRAAKLQKQHQTQQQQQLIQGLRPKVVQSEKQENHHQQQQQQQQQQSQLLVKKSLGQQQQQPTTGMDLIAMLSAAAAAQQKTPTAGQPRPRPASVSLNFEGSPTTGPSQQQHNQLQRMPSGTNLRILKRAQSQQPSQQLQQQQQHQSQVGVGTPALGPMDFTPNFNSWTNFTFTKNWIENVFC from the exons ATGGAAATCGCACCATTGATTAGCAACGCAGCCGTTGCCGCCGTCGCTGCCGTCTCAGCCTCTGCCTCGTCCACATATGCCTACGAGAGCGAGAGCCGAACCAGCAGAAGCAGTAGCAGCAAGGAAAACGATAAAG TCAACAATCTGGCGTTGCTCGCTTCGCTGACGCTTCAGAAAGTGCTGAATatcaacaataataataataataataataacaacaacaacagcagcagcaatagtGGGGCAGCCATCAGGCTAACTGAACAACAACGACGAAACCTCGACGAAATTCAAGCTGAGAATGATGTATTAAATAGGTTGCTTAAAAATGGAGCAGTTTTTACCAAAACACAGCCCACGCCCCCCATAACCATCGAGAAGAAAAGACagaaccagcagcaacagcatcagcagcagtaTCAGCATGCACATctgcaacaccagcagcagcagcaacaacaacaacagcggcagcagcaacaagagcagcaacagcaacaacagcagcagcagcaacaaaacagCGCGCAGAAGCAACGCCTCGATTCATCCATATCATCCACACACTCATCGACATCAACGAACTCCTCCTATGGCAGCTCCTCCTCCGAAGATGTACTTGTGGCCGGGACCAGCactagcagcagcaggagagcCCCAGGAACAGCGACAGGAACCATAGGAAGCTTAGCATCCGTAAAGGCGTCCAGCATTAAATTGCCAGAGAAATCGAAAATTCCGTCCGATATACTTGATGATCTGGCCAGTAGATTTATAATCAATGTACCGGACATGGAGCTAAACAATCTAATAAGAATATGCTTTCAAATCGAGTTGGCCCATTGGTTCTATCTGGATTTCTTTTGTGCCCCCGAAGTGAATGAAGATGGTGTGCCCACGATTGTACAGCGAAAGCTACCAGCGGTGGGGATCAAACAGTTTGCCATGCAATTGTTCCAA CACATTCCCTTCCTGAACAAACATTTTGGCACTGTGGAACAAATACTGCAAGAGTGGAAGAACTACAAGATGTCGGTGCCCACATACGGTGCCATTTTGGTGTCTGAAGATCACAATCATTGCTTGCTAGTGCAGTCCTATTTCGCACGCAACTCGTGGGGCTTTCCCAAGGGGAAAATCAATGAGAACGAGGATCCAGCACATTGTGCAACAAGAGAG GTTTACGAGGAAACTGGGTTCGACATCACCGACATCATCGATGCCAATGATTATATTGAGGCTTTTATCAACTATCAATATACGCGGCTGTATGTCGTGCGGAATATACCGATGGACACGCAGTTCGCTCCGCGCACACGCAACGAGATCAAATGCTGTGACTGGTTCCGTATTAATGATTTGCCGGTCAACAAGAATGATGCCATATCGAAAGCCAAACTGGGCAAGAATGCCAATTCCTTCTTTATGATTATACCCTTTGTTAAGCGGCTCAAGAAGTGGGTGAGTGAGCGTCAGGCTGGCATCGGACCCCGTCGACGCAAATGCTCTGGTCAGCAAAGTCCCAAAGCAGCATCGCCAACCAATGGGAATGGCAGCTGCAAGAAGGATGCTGCTGCCTCGCGACGCCAGCGACACAAGTCCATGGGGGATTTGGATGGTGTCAAATTAAATAATCTCAATGGAAAACCGGGTGCCGGTTCCTCCGGGCCGGTGGCTTGTGCATCGGCCAACACCACAGGCACCATGAACATATGCAATAGCAACAAACGCAATAAACAAAATGGGGCTGCGGGCAGCAATCAAACCACGCCACTATCAACGGCAACACACACTCCGGCAGCCACAACTCCCGGAGGAGGAAGTGCTGGAGCAGCTATATCATCGAAGCGTCAACTGTTCCATAGCCACAGTCAAAATGatgcacagcagcagcagcaacagcagcaggtgTCTCATGGCAATGACAAA GTGGTCAGCTCCTTTGATTTGATACGAAAGGAGAAACAGCAGCTACTGAGGGCAGCCAAGTTGCAGAAGCAACACCAgacgcagcagcaacagcaactaaTTCAAGGCTTGCGCCCCAAGGTTGTGCAAAGTGAGAAGCAAGAAAATcatcatcagcaacagcagcagcagcagcaacaacaatcgCAGCTGCTGGTCAAGAAGAGCCTgggacaacaacagcaacaacccaCAACGGGCATGGACTTGATAGCCATGCTATCGGCTGCGGCGGCAGCTCAGCAAAAGACACCAACAGCGGGACAGCCACGTCCACGGCCAGCATCGGTTTCGCTGAACTTCGAGGGATCCCCAACCACAGGACcatcgcagcagcagcacaatcagctgcagcgcaTGCCCTCGGGGACTAATTTGAGGATTCTGAAGCGAGCCCAATCTCAGCAGCCgtcgcagcagctgcagcagcaacagcagcatcaaaGTCAGGTAGGCGTGGGCACGCCTGCTTTAGGGCCGATGGACTTTACGCCCAACTTTAATTCGTGGACGAATTTTACATTCACCAAAAACTGGATAGAAAATGTGTTTTGCTAA
- the LOC117186139 gene encoding zinc finger protein 436-like → MDAGRPCLLCKDNLAVGIKLENEVIENSKELLEKLVVWYNIDPYILRKKSCICEPCLGHVLDMSATLRRWTAAQPKTAPSETFDITIKEESPLEIDGWENIELMPEQTLPVSSVLEEKKELLAIVSTKAATVKPSTENFAVAVRHDGLILAKFYRNNTTATTIICTCCNVELSLISHIRTHSLLSRVDPRYICRRCDKTFNCLKRLKDHEKTQQHNTIWSRSKGFHFRCVECGKVFDRYPGVVRHASIMHISNRFYCTFSKCSYSFDNKADLDKHLKSHEVPVYHASPLYVCHLPDCGQSYYLETNYNKHMKTFHGMYVCPHPGCGEALSLSSQAQHAQLHSKDQNGKKNPSKQGEFLTIENSFQRKRRYSYSPPNDNNRGHFISLPKPLTLK, encoded by the exons ATGGATGCGGGACGACCGTGCCTATTGTGCAAGGACAACCTGGCGGTTGGCATTAAGCTCGAAAATGAAGTGATCGAAAATTCAAAGGAACTACTGGAAAAGCTGGTCGTGTGGTACAACATTGAT CCTTACATTTTGAGGAAAAAATCTTGCATATGTGAGCCTTGTTTAGGACATGTGCTCGACATGAGCGCAACACTCCGGCGTTGGACCGCAGCGCAACCAAAGACGGCCCCATCTGAAACCTTTGACATTACGATTAAGGAGGAAAGCCCCCTGGAAATAGATGGTTGGGAGAACATTGAATTGATGCCCGAACAGACTCTTCCTGTTTCCTCAGTATTGGAAGAAAAGAAGGAGCTTTTGGCAATCGTTTCAACAAAAGCTGCCACCGTTAAACCATCCACTGAAAACTTCGCCGTTGCAGTACGGCACGATGGTCTTATATTGGCCAAATTTTACAGGAACAATACCACGGCGACCACAATTATTTGCACCTGTTGTAACGTCGAGTTGAGTCTCATTTCCCACATTCGCACGCACAGCTTACTGAGTCGTGTAGATCCCCGCTACATTTGTCGGAGGTGTGACAAAACATTTAACTGTCTGAAAAGGCTAAAGGATCACGAGAAGACCCAGCAGCACAACACCATCTGGAGTCGTTCAAAGGGCTTTCACTTTCGCTGTGTGGAATGTGGGAAAGTCTTCGATCGCTACCCTGGGGTCGTTCGACACGCCTCTATCATGCACATCTCCAATAGGTTCTACTGCACCTTTTCCAAGTGTTCGTACAGCTTCGATAACAAGGCGGACTTGGACAAGCATTTGAAATCACACGAAGTGCCGGTATATCATGCCTCACCATTGTATGTGTGCCATTTGCCCGACTGTGGCCAGTCGTACTACCTGGAGACTAACTACAACAAGCATATGAAGACCTTTCACGGAATGTACGTGTGCCCACATCCCGGTTGTGGCGAAGCTCTCAGCCTTTCCAGCCAAGCTCAGCACGCTCAGCTTCACTCAAAAGACCAGAATGGGAAGAAGAACCCTTCTAAGCAGGGTGAGTTTCTGACGATAGAGAATTCGTTTCAGCGGAAACGTAGATACTCATATTCTCCGCCCAATGACAATAATAGGGGCCACTTCATAAGCCTACCAAAGCCGCTAACCTTAAAATGA
- the LOC108153104 gene encoding zinc finger protein 706-like, which translates to MARGHQKIQSQAKAADKQAKMKKQQGHSATDQKKAAQKALVHVCAVCKSQMPDPKTYKQHFENKHPKNDMPEELKDV; encoded by the exons ATGGCACGCGGACACCAGAAGATCCAGTCACAGGCCAAGGCGGCCGACAAGCAGGCCAAGATGAAGAAGCAACAGGGCCACAGCGCCACCGACCAAAAGAAGGCGGCCCAAAAGGCGCTCGTCCATGTGTGCGCCGTCTGCAAG TCGCAAATGCCCGATCCCAAGACGTACAAGCAACACTTTGAGAACAAGCATCCCAAGAACGACATGCCCGAGGAGCTGAAGGATGTCTGA
- the LOC108151978 gene encoding zinc finger protein 436, translating into MDAGRPCLLCKDNLAVGIKLENEVIENSKELLEKLVVWYNIDPCILRKKSCICEPCLGHVLDMSATLRRWTAAQPKTAPSETFDITIKEESPLEIDGWENIELMPEQTLPVSSVLEEKKELLAIVSTKAATVKPSTENFAVAVRHDGLILAKFYRNNTTATTIICTCCNVELSLISHIRTHSLLSRVDPRYICRRCDKTFNCLKRLKDHEKTQQHNTIWSRSKGFDFRCVECGKVFDRYPGVVRHASIMHISNRFYCTFSKCSYTFDNKADLDKHLKSHEVPVYHASPLYVCHLPDCGQSYYLETHYNKHMKTFHGMYVCPHPGCGEALSLSSQAQHAQLHSKDQNGKNPSKQREFLTIENSFQRKRRYSYSPPNDNNRGHFISLPKPLTLK; encoded by the exons ATGGATGCGGGACGACCGTGCCTATTGTGCAAGGACAACCTGGCGGTTGGCATTAAGCTCGAAAATGAAGTGATCGAAAATTCAAAGGAACTACTGGAAAAGCTGGTCGTGTGGTACAACATTGAT CCTTGCATTTTGAGGAAAAAGTCTTGCATATGTGAGCCTTGTTTAGGACATGTGCTCGACATGAGCGCAACACTCCGGCGTTGGACCGCAGCGCAACCAAAGACGGCCCCATCTGAAACCTTTGACATTACGATTAAGGAGGAAAGCCCCCTGGAAATAGATGGTTGGGAGAACATTGAATTGATGCCCGAACAGACTCTTCCTGTTTCCTCAGTATTGGAAGAAAAGAAGGAGCTTTTGGCAATCGTTTCAACAAAAGCTGCCACCGTTAAACCATCCACTGAAAACTTCGCCGTTGCAGTACGGCACGATGGTCTTATATTGGCCAAATTTTACAGGAACAATACCACGGCGACCACAATTATTTGCACCTGTTGTAACGTCGAGTTGAGTCTCATTTCCCACATTCGCACGCACAGCTTACTGAGTCGTGTAGATCCCCGCTACATTTGTCGGAGGTGTGACAAAACATTTAACTGTCTGAAAAGGCTAAAGGATCACGAGAAGACCCAGCAGCACAACACCATCTGGAGTCGTTCAAAGGGCTTTGACTTTCGCTGTGTGGAATGTGGGAAAGTCTTCGATCGCTACCCTGGGGTCGTTCGACACGCCTCTATCATGCACATCTCCAATAGGTTCTACTGCACCTTTTCCAAGTGTTCGTACACCTTCGATAACAAGGCGGACTTGGACAAGCATTTGAAATCACACGAAGTGCCGGTATATCATGCCTCACCATTGTATGTGTGCCATTTGCCCGACTGTGGCCAGTCGTACTACCTGGAGACTCACTACAACAAGCATATGAAGACCTTTCACGGAATGTACGTGTGCCCACATCCCGGTTGTGGCGAAGCTCTCAGCCTTTCCAGCCAAGCTCAGCACGCTCAGCTTCACTCAAAAGACCAGAATGGGAAGAACCCTTCTAAGCAGCGTGAGTTTCTGACGATAGAGAATTCGTTTCAGCGGAAACGTAGATACTCATATTCTCCGCCCAATGACAATAATAGGGGCCACTTCATAAGCCTACCAAAGCCGCTAACATTAAAATGA